In Kaistella faecalis, a genomic segment contains:
- a CDS encoding 1-aminocyclopropane-1-carboxylate deaminase/D-cysteine desulfhydrase, with the protein MTIPEISIPITEIPLEKNIKLFIKREDLIHPEISGNKFWKLYYNINQYLEQQPEHPFIVTFGGAFSNHIAAVSALGKEQGIKTLGIIRGEELENKWQENPTLAFAHTNGMAFRFVTRAEYRNKESLTRDLQKEFPNALIIPEGGTNHQAVKGIQHMLNEGTKSFDYLCTAVGTGGTVAGLSKFAEEHQHVLGFKAVNDPTLEDEVFKLSGKKNFNLFEAHDGSYGKITNENIRFINNFSEYYGIQLDPVYTGKMMRLIFKLIKEDFFPENTSILAFHTGGLQGISGANRMLEEQNRPLIKLMKS; encoded by the coding sequence ATGACCATTCCTGAAATTTCAATCCCCATCACCGAAATTCCGCTGGAAAAAAATATAAAGCTCTTCATCAAAAGAGAAGATCTTATTCATCCCGAAATTTCCGGCAATAAATTCTGGAAACTCTACTATAACATTAATCAATATCTTGAGCAGCAACCGGAACATCCTTTCATCGTTACGTTTGGCGGCGCATTTTCCAATCATATTGCTGCGGTTTCCGCATTAGGAAAAGAACAGGGCATTAAAACTTTGGGAATTATCCGTGGGGAAGAACTTGAGAACAAATGGCAGGAAAATCCCACATTAGCGTTCGCGCACACCAACGGAATGGCCTTCCGTTTTGTGACCCGCGCTGAGTACAGAAATAAGGAATCTTTAACCCGGGATCTTCAGAAAGAATTTCCCAATGCCTTGATTATTCCCGAAGGCGGAACCAACCATCAGGCAGTGAAGGGCATACAGCACATGCTGAATGAAGGTACAAAAAGTTTTGATTATCTTTGCACCGCAGTTGGGACTGGCGGAACCGTTGCCGGCCTCTCGAAATTTGCTGAAGAACACCAGCATGTTTTGGGTTTCAAAGCGGTAAACGATCCAACGCTGGAAGATGAGGTCTTTAAGTTATCCGGAAAAAAGAATTTTAATCTTTTTGAAGCCCACGACGGCAGTTACGGCAAAATAACTAATGAAAATATCCGTTTTATCAATAATTTTTCAGAATATTACGGAATTCAGTTAGATCCGGTATACACTGGAAAAATGATGAGGCTTATTTTCAAACTGATAAAAGAGGATTTCTTTCCGGAAAATACAAGCATTCTGGCTTTCCATACCGGCGGGCTTCAGGGAATTTCCGGAGCGAACAGGATGTTGGAAGAACAGAACAGGCCTTTAATCAAACTGATGAAAAGTTGA
- the pafA gene encoding alkaline phosphatase PafA — protein sequence MSGKIKILFFVFLSVFSMKAQRNQSSTTPKPKLVVGIVVDQMRWDFLYRYESKYGNGGFRRLLSQGYSFSNVMIDYVPTVTALGHTSIYTGSVPSIHGIAGNDWTDRETGKNVYCTTDASVKGISASSEKIGAHSPHNLWSTTITDQLGMATNFRSKVVGVSLKDRASILPAGHNPTGAFWFDEGTGNFVTSSYYMNELPQWLKNFNAQNWGEKLVANGWTTSLPLSQYTESTADDVPWEQLLGSAKTPTFPYHNLAADYATKKGIIRTTPFGNSLTLKVAEAALDGYHMGRNAETDFLAINIASTDYVGHSFGPNSIEVQDTYLKLDKDLEQFFNMLDKKVGKDNYLVFLSADHGAANALGYMQANKMLTGLFDEGLQKNLEEELKVKFSQEKLIWGIDNYQIYLNHKLIRENNLDVEAVKQQLLSYLNKDPRVLYAVDLAKVGSSAISEPLKSRIINGYNWQRSGDIQIISHDGMLPNYAKKGTTHSVWNSYDAHIPLIFMGTGIKKGASAKAYHMTDIAPTLAQILKIENPSGNIGNPITEVLGE from the coding sequence ATGTCCGGAAAAATTAAAATTCTGTTTTTCGTGTTCCTGTCTGTTTTCAGCATGAAGGCACAGAGAAATCAATCATCCACCACACCCAAACCCAAACTGGTGGTAGGAATTGTGGTAGACCAGATGCGGTGGGATTTTCTCTACCGCTACGAAAGCAAATACGGCAATGGTGGTTTCAGGAGGCTCCTTAGCCAGGGATACAGCTTCAGTAACGTAATGATCGATTATGTTCCCACGGTAACCGCATTGGGGCATACTTCGATTTACACAGGCTCGGTTCCCTCGATTCACGGCATTGCCGGAAACGACTGGACAGACCGCGAAACCGGCAAGAACGTATACTGCACGACTGACGCATCGGTAAAGGGAATCAGTGCCAGTTCCGAAAAAATCGGGGCACACTCGCCGCACAATCTCTGGAGCACGACGATTACTGACCAACTGGGGATGGCTACCAATTTCCGTTCGAAAGTGGTGGGAGTATCGCTGAAAGACAGGGCTTCCATTCTGCCAGCCGGGCACAATCCTACCGGAGCATTCTGGTTTGATGAAGGTACAGGAAATTTTGTAACCAGTTCCTATTATATGAACGAACTGCCGCAGTGGCTGAAGAACTTCAATGCGCAGAATTGGGGAGAAAAACTGGTAGCCAACGGCTGGACCACTTCACTTCCCCTCTCGCAATATACCGAAAGTACGGCTGACGACGTTCCGTGGGAACAGCTTTTGGGAAGTGCAAAAACCCCCACCTTTCCATATCATAATCTTGCGGCAGATTATGCCACGAAGAAAGGAATTATCAGAACTACACCGTTCGGAAATTCATTAACGCTAAAAGTTGCTGAGGCCGCGCTTGACGGTTATCATATGGGCCGTAATGCAGAGACAGATTTTCTTGCCATTAATATTGCATCCACCGATTATGTCGGACATTCTTTCGGCCCGAATTCTATTGAAGTACAGGATACCTATTTAAAACTTGATAAAGACCTGGAACAGTTTTTTAATATGCTCGATAAAAAAGTGGGCAAAGACAATTACCTCGTGTTCCTCTCTGCAGATCACGGTGCTGCGAATGCTTTAGGATATATGCAGGCGAACAAAATGCTGACCGGACTTTTTGATGAAGGACTTCAGAAAAATCTTGAAGAAGAACTTAAAGTAAAATTCAGTCAGGAAAAGCTGATCTGGGGAATCGATAATTACCAGATTTATCTGAATCACAAACTCATCCGTGAAAATAATTTGGATGTAGAGGCTGTTAAACAGCAGCTACTGTCTTATCTGAATAAAGATCCCCGCGTGCTGTATGCTGTAGATTTGGCTAAGGTTGGCTCTTCAGCTATATCCGAACCCCTTAAATCAAGAATCATCAATGGGTACAACTGGCAGCGGAGCGGTGACATCCAGATTATTTCGCACGACGGAATGTTGCCGAACTATGCCAAGAAAGGAACCACTCACAGTGTATGGAATTCTTACGACGCCCATATTCCGCTGATCTTCATGGGAACAGGAATTAAAAAAGGAGCGAGCGCCAAAGCTTATCACATGACGGATATTGCACCAACCTTGGCTCAGATCTTAAAAATCGAAAACCCAAGCGGAAACATCGGTAATCCTATTACTGAGGTTTTGGGAGAATAA
- the namA gene encoding NADPH dehydrogenase NamA, protein MLYTPIQFRNLEIKNRWVMSPMCMYSSENGVANDFHLLHYGSRAQGGTGLIIVEATGVVPEGRITNKCMGIWNDEQAAALSKIAKIVHENSDSKIGIQLAHAGRKASTWNGKQISLEEGWETVAPSPIPYEESERIPHELTVEEIKDLVQHFKEAAARAINAGFDLIEIHAAHGYLIHQFLSPLSNTRTDEYGGSFENRIRFLLEIVEAVNDVLDENHPLFVRISGTEYATNGWNIKDSVELARILKEKGVDLIDVSSGGNIHGVKISLFDGYQVPLAEAVKKDAEIATGAVGMIKTAKQAEEILQNQQADLIFVAREILRNPYLPVRGSFKNKDNCFFPPQYERAKP, encoded by the coding sequence ATGCTTTATACTCCAATACAATTCAGGAATTTAGAAATTAAAAACCGCTGGGTAATGTCTCCCATGTGTATGTATTCCTCCGAAAACGGCGTTGCCAATGATTTTCACCTGCTTCATTACGGAAGCCGTGCGCAGGGCGGCACAGGTTTGATTATCGTGGAAGCTACCGGTGTGGTGCCTGAAGGAAGAATTACCAATAAGTGTATGGGAATCTGGAATGATGAACAGGCCGCAGCGCTTTCAAAAATCGCGAAAATTGTGCATGAAAATTCTGACAGCAAAATCGGGATTCAGCTTGCGCATGCCGGAAGAAAGGCCTCTACCTGGAACGGAAAACAGATTTCTTTAGAAGAAGGCTGGGAAACCGTAGCTCCTTCCCCAATTCCTTATGAAGAAAGTGAAAGAATTCCCCATGAATTAACGGTGGAAGAAATTAAGGATTTAGTACAGCATTTTAAAGAAGCTGCAGCCAGAGCAATAAATGCTGGGTTTGATCTGATTGAGATTCATGCGGCTCACGGCTATTTAATCCATCAGTTTCTTTCCCCTTTATCCAATACCAGAACCGATGAATATGGAGGAAGTTTTGAAAACAGAATCCGGTTTTTACTGGAAATTGTGGAAGCGGTAAATGACGTTCTTGATGAAAATCACCCGTTATTCGTAAGAATTTCAGGAACGGAATATGCCACAAACGGATGGAACATTAAAGACAGTGTAGAATTAGCCAGGATTTTAAAGGAAAAAGGTGTTGACCTCATCGATGTTTCCAGCGGTGGAAATATCCATGGCGTAAAAATTTCCCTGTTTGACGGCTACCAGGTTCCATTGGCGGAAGCTGTTAAAAAAGATGCAGAAATTGCCACCGGCGCTGTAGGAATGATAAAAACAGCAAAACAGGCCGAGGAAATTCTACAGAATCAGCAGGCCGACTTGATTTTTGTCGCCCGCGAAATTCTAAGAAATCCTTACCTTCCGGTTCGGGGTTCTTTTAAAAATAAAGACAATTGCTTCTTCCCTCCACAATATGAAAGAGCGAAACCTTAA
- a CDS encoding sugar O-acetyltransferase codes for MTEKEKCELGMLYDANFDQELVRERGHCKNLCQQYNNLPYSDYKKREAMIRSIIPRSQSAFLIEQPFWCDYGYNTEIGDNFYSNHNLVILDGAKVKFGNNVFIGPNCGFYTAGHPENTTKRNQGLEYARPITVGNNVWIGGNVTVLPGVSIGNNSVIGAGSVVTRDIPENVVAAGNPCKVIRPVDDLK; via the coding sequence ATGACCGAAAAAGAAAAATGCGAACTGGGCATGCTTTACGATGCGAATTTTGATCAGGAACTGGTCCGGGAGCGCGGACACTGCAAGAATTTATGTCAGCAGTACAACAATCTGCCCTACTCGGATTATAAAAAAAGAGAAGCAATGATCAGATCAATTATTCCCCGTTCCCAATCCGCATTCCTGATCGAGCAGCCTTTCTGGTGCGACTACGGCTATAATACAGAGATCGGCGATAACTTTTATTCCAACCACAATTTGGTGATTCTGGATGGCGCAAAAGTAAAATTTGGCAACAATGTTTTCATCGGGCCAAACTGTGGATTTTATACAGCCGGGCATCCGGAAAACACGACGAAGCGGAATCAGGGGCTGGAATATGCAAGACCTATTACCGTGGGCAACAATGTATGGATCGGCGGGAATGTAACGGTGCTGCCGGGCGTAAGCATCGGGAATAATTCCGTTATCGGCGCCGGCAGTGTGGTTACCCGTGATATTCCTGAAAATGTTGTGGCGGCAGGTAATCCGTGCAAGGTCATCAGACCTGTTGATGATTTAAAATAA
- the hemL gene encoding glutamate-1-semialdehyde 2,1-aminomutase, which produces MLYQRSSALFDEAYQYIPGGVNSPVRAFKSVGGVPIFMKSAKGAYMTDADDNVYIDYINSWGPAILGHTHPEVLEAIKKQAENGFSYGTPSELETEIAKLIVQNVPNIDQIRMVSSGTEACMSAIRLARGFTGRDKFIKFEGCYHGHSDSFLIKAGSGAATFGNPNSPGVTAGTAKDTLLARYNDIEQVEDLFRHNQGEIAAIIVEPVAGNMGCVLPENNFLQNLRKLCDENGALLIFDEVMTGFRLGFGGAQEVYDVKADLVTYGKVIGGGLPVGAFAGRNEIMDHLAPKGAVYQAGTLSGNPLAMRAGLTTLELIRKDENFYQNINKTAETLDFEIGKILNSKSIEHRINRKGSMMSVFFHINAVSNFDEAAQANHSLFNNFFHFLLEKGIYLPPSGYETWFISDAIKEKEIDRTLEVIRKFEYS; this is translated from the coding sequence ATGTTATACCAAAGAAGTTCAGCTTTATTCGATGAAGCGTACCAATATATTCCGGGCGGCGTGAATTCCCCCGTGCGTGCCTTTAAATCTGTAGGCGGCGTTCCCATTTTTATGAAATCTGCGAAAGGCGCGTATATGACCGACGCCGATGACAATGTATATATCGACTATATTAATTCATGGGGACCGGCGATTTTAGGACATACACATCCTGAAGTTCTGGAAGCCATCAAGAAGCAGGCAGAAAACGGATTTTCCTACGGAACACCTTCCGAACTGGAAACAGAAATAGCTAAACTCATAGTGCAGAATGTGCCGAACATCGACCAGATCAGAATGGTTTCTTCGGGAACTGAAGCCTGTATGAGCGCGATTCGTCTCGCAAGAGGTTTTACCGGAAGAGATAAATTTATCAAATTCGAAGGCTGTTATCACGGTCATTCCGATTCATTTTTAATTAAAGCCGGAAGCGGTGCTGCCACTTTCGGGAATCCCAATTCTCCGGGGGTTACCGCCGGAACAGCAAAAGACACTTTGTTAGCGAGATATAACGATATCGAACAGGTGGAAGATCTATTCCGCCACAATCAGGGTGAAATTGCCGCAATTATTGTGGAACCGGTTGCCGGAAACATGGGCTGCGTATTGCCTGAAAACAATTTCCTGCAGAATTTAAGAAAACTCTGTGACGAAAACGGAGCTTTGCTGATTTTCGATGAAGTGATGACCGGTTTCCGTTTAGGTTTTGGCGGAGCGCAGGAAGTTTATGACGTGAAAGCCGATTTGGTCACTTACGGAAAAGTGATCGGTGGCGGACTTCCCGTAGGAGCTTTTGCCGGACGAAATGAAATTATGGATCACCTTGCTCCGAAAGGCGCAGTATATCAGGCCGGAACTTTAAGCGGAAATCCACTCGCTATGAGAGCGGGTTTGACAACGCTGGAACTGATCAGAAAAGATGAAAATTTCTATCAGAACATCAATAAAACGGCAGAAACCCTAGATTTCGAAATCGGAAAGATTCTGAATTCAAAAAGTATTGAACACCGCATCAACCGAAAAGGTTCCATGATGAGTGTCTTTTTCCATATCAATGCAGTTTCTAATTTTGACGAAGCTGCGCAGGCCAATCACTCGCTGTTCAATAATTTCTTTCATTTTCTGCTTGAAAAGGGAATTTACCTTCCACCAAGCGGTTACGAAACCTGGTTTATTTCCGACGCGATCAAAGAAAAGGAAATTGACAGAACTCTGGAAGTCATCCGAAAATTTGAGTATTCTTAA
- a CDS encoding glycoside hydrolase family 73 protein, translating into MKRIFFAFALIIVSKFHAQTWKNDEQYIQKFAAYAVEEMEKYKIPASITLAQGLLETGGGQSRLAQIGKNHFGIKCKEDWTGKTMKHTDDAPNECFRVYDDPKESYEDHSKFLAYRKYYVNLFKLDMKDYKAWAHGLKKAGYATNPRYAYILIDKIEKNKLYEFDNTNSKEVLYTVLKLYPGLRDDKIFMAQLDQSKASSKPVTVKVPYEQTSYAKQQQTVERIKTRAEILNSILVKNHPNGGKKFVIIPEDAELSLVSKKFGISESKLMKWNELDGTQLRRNDVLFLESKSSSGNVASYKTKVGESMHDVSQKFGIKLSKLYSKNRMAFGEQPKAGQLIYLQDKKPRS; encoded by the coding sequence ATGAAGAGAATATTTTTTGCTTTTGCATTGATCATTGTATCAAAATTCCATGCTCAGACCTGGAAAAATGATGAGCAGTACATTCAGAAATTTGCGGCGTATGCTGTTGAGGAAATGGAAAAATACAAGATTCCTGCCTCTATTACTTTAGCGCAGGGACTTTTGGAAACCGGTGGCGGACAGAGCCGCCTCGCACAGATTGGTAAAAACCACTTCGGCATTAAATGTAAAGAAGACTGGACGGGCAAGACGATGAAACATACCGATGATGCACCGAATGAATGCTTCCGTGTATACGATGATCCGAAAGAATCCTATGAAGACCACTCAAAATTTCTGGCTTACCGAAAATATTACGTGAATCTCTTCAAGCTCGATATGAAAGATTACAAAGCCTGGGCACATGGACTGAAGAAAGCGGGATATGCTACAAATCCCCGTTACGCCTATATCTTGATCGATAAAATTGAAAAAAATAAACTTTACGAATTCGACAATACCAATTCAAAAGAAGTGCTGTACACCGTTCTGAAATTGTATCCGGGACTGCGTGATGATAAAATCTTCATGGCACAGCTTGACCAGAGTAAAGCTTCCTCGAAACCTGTGACCGTAAAAGTTCCGTACGAACAGACGTCGTATGCGAAGCAGCAGCAGACTGTTGAAAGGATTAAGACAAGAGCAGAAATCCTCAATTCAATTCTGGTAAAAAACCATCCGAACGGTGGAAAAAAATTTGTGATTATCCCCGAAGATGCTGAATTGAGTCTTGTTTCAAAGAAATTCGGGATTTCCGAAAGCAAACTCATGAAATGGAACGAACTAGACGGTACCCAGCTGCGCAGGAACGATGTCCTGTTCCTGGAATCCAAATCTTCCAGCGGAAATGTAGCCAGCTACAAAACCAAGGTTGGCGAATCCATGCATGATGTTTCCCAGAAGTTCGGCATTAAACTCAGCAAATTGTATTCTAAAAACAGAATGGCTTTCGGTGAACAGCCCAAAGCCGGACAGCTCATCTACCTTCAGGACAAAAAGCCCCGAAGCTGA
- a CDS encoding DUF4136 domain-containing protein, with translation MKKYIFLLLASATLGLTSCSPFNVRSDYAETANFNEYKTYKLRIDDLKLNDIDKDRVLNEVSRQLQTKGMSVSDNPDLIVNVKANHKKIQDVQSSRPYGMYGWGGPFGWGVGMNRTWTSNYNQGALILDLIDAKTQKLVWQGIGSGISVDSPKSKQKQIPEIVAEIMANYPPQKK, from the coding sequence ATGAAAAAGTATATTTTTCTTCTTTTAGCTTCGGCAACATTGGGACTTACCTCGTGCAGCCCTTTCAATGTTAGATCTGATTATGCAGAAACTGCAAACTTCAACGAGTATAAAACGTATAAACTGAGAATTGACGATCTGAAACTGAACGACATCGATAAAGACCGTGTACTGAATGAAGTCTCCAGACAGTTACAGACTAAGGGAATGAGCGTAAGCGATAACCCGGATTTAATTGTGAATGTGAAAGCGAATCACAAGAAAATTCAGGATGTGCAGTCTTCCAGACCTTACGGAATGTATGGCTGGGGCGGACCTTTCGGTTGGGGTGTAGGGATGAACAGAACCTGGACTTCCAATTACAATCAGGGCGCACTGATTCTGGATCTGATTGACGCAAAAACCCAGAAACTGGTTTGGCAGGGAATCGGCAGCGGAATTTCCGTAGATTCTCCGAAATCGAAACAGAAACAGATTCCTGAAATCGTTGCAGAAATCATGGCGAACTATCCGCCACAGAAAAAGTAA
- a CDS encoding DUF5522 domain-containing protein yields the protein MSENTIKEHEDFYYNEQGYKVFTEKYHLKRGYCCKSGCKHCPYGYDKKTDRFIKPIKKN from the coding sequence ATGAGCGAAAACACCATCAAAGAACATGAAGACTTTTATTATAACGAGCAGGGTTATAAGGTTTTTACAGAGAAATACCACCTGAAACGCGGCTACTGCTGCAAAAGTGGCTGTAAACACTGTCCTTACGGTTATGATAAAAAGACCGACCGTTTTATAAAACCGATTAAAAAAAATTAA